From Callithrix jacchus isolate 240 chromosome 15, calJac240_pri, whole genome shotgun sequence, one genomic window encodes:
- the LOC100398301 gene encoding LOW QUALITY PROTEIN: olfactory receptor 5K1-like (The sequence of the model RefSeq protein was modified relative to this genomic sequence to represent the inferred CDS: inserted 1 base in 1 codon; substituted 1 base at 1 genomic stop codon), which produces MAEENHTVKNEFILTGFTHHPELKTLLFVVFFAIYLITLVGNTGWMALIXTHDRLHTPMYIFLGNLALVNSCCASAVNPKMLQNFFSEDNRISLCECPVQFYFLCTVETADCFLLAAMDYDRYVAICSPLQYHTMMSKTLCIQMTTGAFIAGNLHSMIHIGLIFRLVFCGSNYINHFYCDILPLYRLSCVDPDVNELELFILSGSVQVFTIGSVLISYVYILLTVFRMKSKEGRAKAFSTCASHFLSVSLFYGSLFFMYIRPNLLEEGDRDIPVAILFTIVVPLLNPFIYSLRNKEVISVLXKILMKK; this is translated from the exons ATGGCTGAAGAAAATCACACTGTGAAAAATGAGTTTATCCTCACAGGATTTACACATCACCCAGAGCTGAAGACTCTGctttttgtggtgttctttgcCATCTATCTGATCACCCTGGTGGGGAATACTGGTTGGATGGCATTGATTTGAACACACGATCGACTTCACACACCAATGTACATCTTTCTGGGAAACCTGGCTCTTGTGAATTCTTGCTGTGCCTCTGCCGTTAACCCCAAAATGTTACAGAACTTCTTTTCAGAGGACAACAGGATTTCCCTCTGTGAATGTCCagtacagttttattttctttgcaccGTGGAAACTGCAGACTGCTTTCTTCTGGCGGCAATGGACTATGACCGCTATGTGGCCATATGCAGCCCACTGCAGTACCACACCATGATGTCCAAGACACTCTGCATTCAGATGACCACAGGGGCCTTCATAGCTGGAAACCTGCATTCCATGATTCACATAGGGCTTATATTTAGGTTAGTTTTCTGTGGATCAAATTACATCAACCACTTTTACTGTGACATTCTTCCCTTGTATAGACTCTCCTGTGTTGATCCTGATGTCAATGAACTGGAACTATTCATCCTCTCGGGTTCAGTTCAAGTCTTTACCATAGGTAGTGTCTTAATATCTTATGTCTACATTCTTCTTACTGTTTTCAGAATGAAATCCAAAGAGGGAAGGGCCAAAGCCTTTTCTACCTGTGCATCCCACTTTTTGTCAGTTTCATTATTCTACGGATCTCTTTTCTTCATGTACATTAGACCAAATTTACTTGAAGAAGGGGATAGAGATATACCAGttgcaattttatttacaatagtaGTTCCCTTACTAAATCCTTTTATTTATAGCCTGAGAAATAAGGAAGTAATaagtgtct aaaaaattctgatgAAGAAATAA
- the LOC128929779 gene encoding LOW QUALITY PROTEIN: olfactory receptor 5K1-like (The sequence of the model RefSeq protein was modified relative to this genomic sequence to represent the inferred CDS: substituted 1 base at 1 genomic stop codon), translating into MAEENHTVKNEFILTGFTDHPELKMLLIVVFFAVYLITLVGNTGWMALICTHDRLHTPMYIFLGNLALMDSCCASAVNPKMLQNFFSEDNRISLCECPVQFYFLCTVETADWFLLAAMAYDRYVAICSPLQYHNMMSKTLCIQMTTGVFIAGNLHSMIHVGLIFRLVFCGSNYINHFYCDILPLYKLSCVDPDVNELELFILSGSVXVFTIGSVLISYVYILLTVFRMKSKEGRAKTFSTCASHFLSVSLYYESIFFLYIRPNLLEEGDNDIQAAILFTIVVTLLNPFIYSLRNKEIKGVLRRSLLKIKPQKSLNK; encoded by the coding sequence ATGGCTGAAGAAAATCACACCGTGAAAAATGAGTTTATCCTCACAGGATTTACAGATCACCCAGAGCTGAAGATGCTGCTGATTGTGGTGTTCTTTGCTGTCTATCTGATCACCCTGGTGGGGAATACTGGTTGGATGGCATTGATTTGCACACACGATCGACTTCACACACCAATGTACATCTTTCTGGGAAACCTGGCTCTTATGGATTCTTGCTGTGCCTCTGCCGTTAACCCCAAAATGTTACAGAACTTCTTTTCAGAGGACAACAGGATTTCCCTCTGTGAATGTCCagtacagttttattttctttgcaccGTGGAAACTGCAGACTGGTTTCTTCTGGCGGCAATGGCCTATGACCGCTATGTGGCCATATGCAGCCCACTACAGTACCACAACATGATGTCCAAGACACTCTGCATTCAAATGACCACAGGGGTCTTCATAGCTGGAAACCTGCATTCCATGATTCACGTAGGGCTTATATTCAGGTTAGTTTTCTGTGGATCAAATTACATCAACCACTTTTACTGTGACATTCTTCCCTTGTATAAACTCTCCTGTGTTGATCCTGATGTCAATGAACTGGAACTATTCATCCTCTCGGGTTCAGTTTAAGTCTTTACCATAGGTAGTGTCTTAATATCTTATGTCTACATTCTTCTTACTGTTTTCAGAATGAAATCCAAAGAGGGAAGGGCCAAAACCTTTTCTACCTGTGCATCCCACTTTTTGTCAGTTTCCTTATACTatgaatctatttttttcttatacattagACCAAATTTGCTTGAAGAAGGAGATAATGATATACAAGCtgcaattttatttacaatagtaGTTACCTTActaaatcctttcatttacagtctgagaaacaaggaaataaaaggtgTCTTAAGAAGAAGTCTGCTGAAAATAAAACCTCAGAAAAGTTTGAACAAATGA